From the genome of Setaria viridis chromosome 1, Setaria_viridis_v4.0, whole genome shotgun sequence:
ATGAACTAATCGATCCGTTGGGGGAAGATCTCGCCGAAGACATATCATGTGAAGGCAGAAGACAACCTTTGATCATGGGTCGAGAAAACCTCTGAACCCCGGCTTTTGCCCGTAAGGCCATGACTTTCATCCGGTAGTCAAAAACACAAAGACCAAGTGCTATGGAGAGGGAGCGAAGCAAGTAGAATGCACATTGCTCCTTTTTATTTTGCAAAATATAGCACAAACCCCAACACTCACGTATATGCATGCACACTAATAAATCCTATGAATACACGCACATAACCTTATCCATATAAGCACCTCCGAGAGATCCAGTCAGCCGCTCCTCAAGATTGATGAGGTCACCACTGGCACCTCGGTATCGACAGACATGTTGCTTACCACTAGAAATATAGTGATGGCTAAAATCCTAAAATAAATTACGAAAATATAAGCACCCGTGACAAGTGGAGGACTAGAACCCGATTGGTCATGTTCCACCGCAAAGAATCTTAGCAGCTGAGCTACGCCTGAGTTCGCAATGCACATTGCTTttggtgaagaagatgaagtggagTAAATTGAAGACGGGAGAACTTACCAAATTGAATAAAGCAAGATTGAAGTGGATAAGATCAGTAAAATTGGGAATCAGATGGTAGAGAGAAAAACGTTCTATCCCAGGATTCCATCTGCTATGTTGTTTGTTTTTTCATCTACTGAGATCAATACTTTTGTCTAATGCAAAGTTATATTAATTCATCCAGGCTAACTTATTATTATACTGAAGTAATCTAGATTGCCATAGTTGACAGTAGAGCCGATGATTTTTTTAACCCGAACCGATAATATTGGatgagaaagaaagaggaaggaaggGGTGCTACTTCTAGTTCTAACTGTGGTGACCGTGCATCCCGTTGATTGGTGGAGTTAATTTTGACTGAATTCCTTACAAAATTTAATCaaattatataatttttttttgttggcagAGGATCGTGCCATCAAGAAGGTGGTACCGTGAGGTTGCATGTAGACCGCATATGGTGGAACTGCAACAAACGTCAACAATAAAGCACCAATTTAGACGATTTTATGCTTATGAAAATTATAACCGCTCTAGCCCGCGCAATTTGCACGGGTCATCTTGCTAGTCTACCAGTGTTTAAACGGGCCATGGGCAAAGGTCGCGGTCCCACGGAGGGATGCGCTTTAATCTACATATAAACTGCTTACAACAAAATTCCTAAAAAAATCATCAGTATGCATTTGCAGATCCATTTGCAGATCCATGTTCAGAAGCCTTCCATCAAAAGTCAGTGGTCTAGGCCGTTTTCCTTGACTTTGAGTTGAATTATTTGTCAGCGCCACGCATGTATAGCACACACTACTACACAAATTTATAGCCGCATTATGTTTTTTCTCTAACAGATACGAGAAGAAGACATCTGAAGTTGGTTCAAGGAGCTTTAGGAGCGGGACATCTCGCGGAGCACCGCCTCACCTTTCCCCTAACGCCGTTACGCCGGTACATTCCTCCGGTTCTGCTGGGCAAACAGCTTCGGTTTCGACGGGCGATCGATGTGCAACGCTCACGGAGCCGTGGTGACGTCCGGGGGACTGCTTGCGGCGTCCTTGTAGCTGCATCCCGCCCGGAGCTGCATGGCGTCCTTGTCTGCATCCTGCCAATGGTCCAAAGCAAGCTAAGCCTGAAGCACGGCATGCAGCCATGCAAAAACTTATACCTTGCGATGCTTGTACACTCTACCGCCCTACTACATTTGACCGCTAGCGAAATTCAAAGGAGTTTCCAGCTGGCTATCATCAGTAGTGATTATCTTTTCGCACAGGGAAGAAAGGACGTAATAAAATCTCTAGGTAAATAaaagattctttttttttcttttttagcatAGAGacacgcagttctcctgcgtgtttATAGGAAGAAAACACGGGAAAAGATGCTTTCTGGCTCTATAAAAACCATCATCTCTATCACCTCAAAAGCCAGAGCAGGCAGATCTAGAAGTGAGCGATAGGCAAAAACACAAAGCAGAAATAGCATTTGCTTAGTGAGTTAACcccttgcaaattgcaatgtCGTCGATGCCGTTTGACGATGAATATGAGAAGAGGCGAGCCAAGGCTTACCGGGACTATGACATTATTCGCAAGCAGGTAATAATCTGCTGCTTTGTCACTTTAATTTAATAATAAGATCAGTCTCACCCCGGTTGATTTAATAATGATCCTTATACAACTTAAAAGAAAACAGCAAAGGACAGTGCACGCACTAAAATAAAGTGTGGTGGTAGATCTGAAAACGCCCTAATAAGACCGAGCGATGTTGACGAGCTCGCTcgcttctgaattctgatgtgAACTTCCATCGTCTCCATTTCCATGTGCCATGCAGTTCCCAGTGCTGGTGGAGAAGACGGCCGCACTGGATCCGCCGAAGAAGAAGACCAGGCGATCCGCGGTAAGTGATCGAATAACTTCTGACATGCACGTATCTCTCTGTTTATTTAATCGCCTGTGTGTGCTGACTGCCGAACTGTTTCCTACAGCGTAATCTGTGTTCTCACCTGTCCACTGTGGTGTTCgcagaagaagagaaaaactgAAGCGGAGAAGAAGACCGGcgacccgccggcgccggcccttACGCCGGAAACCAGGGCGCGCTACAAGGAGCTGGCCGGGATCATCAAGGGCTTCCTCAAGGAGCTCGGCGACGACGTcgacgaggtggcggcggcggccggaggcagCACAAGCCaggcagcgccaccgccacctgcaGCAGCGGGAGACAAACAGTAAATCAAGAGCTGCCGCGTGCCCTGCGCTCGCTGAATAAAGGGGGCCGCCTCTGCCTCTCTGCTGGCAGATTATCCCATCCAGTAATAACAATCAGTTTCCATATGCTTGTTTCTCAGTTACTAATCATCAGGATGCTGAATAATTAGATGTTCCGTTGTGTTACAAGCCCGAGCTGCGCAGCGTTTGCCAGTTACTCAGGGGTGCTTGATACCCTGCTAATAgcagtttagcacctgtcacatcggattttggatactaattagaagaagtaatataattacaaaactaattacacagatggagtttaattcgcgagatgaatctattaagcctaattaatccctgatttgataatgtagtgttacagtaaccatttgctaatgatggattaattaggcttaatagattcatctcgcaaattcgCACAGGAGTTCTacgattagttttataattagcttatatttagtcatCCTCGTTAGCaccgaacatccgatataacactactaaaatttagcactgcCGTACAAACCCCTCTCAATCGTACTAATCAAGACTGTTGGCTTTGCGTGGAACGGATCGAGCACTGCTTGTTTTGTCGTTTAGTTTGTCCTTTCTCTTTTCTGAGATGACGTGTGTGTTATCCGATCGAACCGAGCGGGGCACGAGTTCCTGTCGGGCAAGTACACAGTATTTGGTTAGGTACTCCGTCCAGTCCAGTGCTGAATTTCTGTAGACGTTCGAACAGGAGGAAAGGAAATCGGCCgcgtttctctctctttttttaatcaATGGAAGAATTTGTATTAAATCAATGCTGAGTACATCATCGTGTCACGCAcgaaaataaaattacatttaAAAATAATCAAGCACCGCTCTTCGTCTTCACTTAAATCTCAATCTCAAACATGTATAAAGGTTCATATAGAAAGCCGCACAGGCATACGCTCAGCAAGCAGGTTGAGAACAAGCGTCCAAAGAACAACGACCAACATCCTTTTAGGCTACACCGAGCAAAATCTTATTCTTCTTTCATGcatccttctttttcctctttctgCTACCGATGAAGAAGAGAGACGGATCCCAATCTACCCAACCAAAGACTGATCAACATCAGCTCAAGGAGCAGAATTATTCTCACAAGCTTTTCATCATGATTGGATCTAACCACGACAAAATGGAGAAGGGGTTGGAGAAAATTATTTCACAACGGCAACATCATCCCCACCTCGATATCACCGTCCGGAAACCTAAGTTGTCAGGGGCGTAGCCAGTGGGTACGCCACCCGGCGTACCCTAAGAATTGGCAGGCGCATGTACTAGCAGTAAAAAGAAAAACTCCCTTGCAGCGGCGAGTCGTGTGCGAGCGCACGCCAGCACGGCAGGAGGAAGCGACGCGAAGaggtggccactggccaggaCGCCAGGGCATAGGGGCGCAGGCTCTGCAGCGACACAGCCAGCAGGTCTCCAAGCTAAGGattattttgtttgattattTTGAATTTGGGATATCGCTCTGTAGTAGAGGCTATTGGTCTATTGGAGTAGCTCCTGCTGCACTCACAATTCTACGAGCAGCTCTCCACAGATATGTAATCGTTGGTTTGACCATATGAGTGACTTCTGACAATTCTTAAATCTTAAGTTTGCTAATACTATCAGTGTTTCTCTATTTTGCAATTGCAATATTCCTTCTGTTATCAGGCTACAAAGTCTTGTATCCTTGATATTGTTTACTTTAACCTGACAACCGTTGATTCACAACATATCATTTAGATATCAGGTCACCATTGATTGACAGCCATGAATTCATAATTGACTGGGCTTGATTTTTCGCACTTGCTATTATATTGTTAGCTATGCAAATTTTTAACTTATTGGTTGAACTAAAGATATTATAAGATCCTTTTACTTTTACTTGCATACCGaattaaatgaaaattttcattATCGTATACCGAATTGCTGGGTGAGTTTTATAGTTGTATACTGAATTGTATATTCGAGTATTGATTTGGCATACCCTATGTTGAAATCCTAGCTCCGCCACTACATGTCGTCATGCTAAGAAAGTTGCCGATGCCGTAGTTGCCGCCATCATCTTCATTGGAGTCGCCATGGACAGATCAAATCCACCCTACCTCCTCATCGTTGCTGGAAAAGAGAAGGAGGAAATAAATCTCCAATACCACAAACTGCGGCATGGAAAAATCTAAACCTTAAAACTGAATTCGATCTATTAAAATCTATTAGAGAGATGGATTCACAATCCCTCAGACCTCCGGCGAGATGTCGGAGGTGAGAAATGAGGAGGATCAACAGTGACGGTGGCGGAGGGCCGTGGCGGGATCGCGGTGCCGGCCGTGTCGCTCTTCCGGACGACGCGGGGGCGATACGTCGGATGGATTATTTCCAGAGCG
Proteins encoded in this window:
- the LOC117863865 gene encoding uncharacterized protein, with the protein product MSSMPFDDEYEKRRAKAYRDYDIIRKQFPVLVEKTAALDPPKKKTRRSAKKRKTEAEKKTGDPPAPALTPETRARYKELAGIIKGFLKELGDDVDEVAAAAGGSTSQAAPPPPAAAGDKQ